Sequence from the Pirellulales bacterium genome:
CATTTGCCCGACCATTCGCGAACCCGACGGATTGGCGCTCAGTTCGCGCAACGCCTATTTGAGTGCCGCCGACCGCCGCGGAGCACTGGTCCTCTCGCGGAGCCTGCGGTTGGCGGCCGATCGAGTGGGCCAGGGAGAGCGCGAGGCCCGGCCGATCGCCGCCGACATGCGAAAAATGATCGAATCCGAACCCTGCGTCGGCCTGGATTATGCAACGCTCGTCGATCCTGATACGCTAGAGGAGGTCAGCCACGTCGCGGGCACGGTCGTCGCTCTTGTCGCAGCCCGAGTCGGAACAACGAGACTGATCGACAACGAGATCATCAACTGGGAATGACGAATGACGAAATCCGAATGACGAAAGAATGACGAATGTCTAAATGACGAAGGCGCTCGATCTGAGCGTGCGATTCGTCCTGTCGCAGCGGATCTTCGACATTCGTGCTTCGTCATTCGTTAGACATTCGTCATTCGACATTAGTCATTTCGCTCCGCCAATCAATCACCCTTTCGCCCGCCCATCTCATGCTCCAAACCCTCTTCTACATCCCCGATCATCTGTTCGGCATTCCCCTGTTCGGTCCGCTCGGACTGCTATTCATCATTTGGGCGGTGATCGCCGTGATTGTTCTGGGCCGGCTCGTCTACCGGCAAGGCATCAGCGGCGACGTGCTGAGCGCGATGGGGATGCTTGCGCTCGTGGGCGCCGCGATTTGCTTTTATCTGCCGAGCCTGCTAATCAAAGACGCCGGTCTGCCGATCCGCGGCTACGGCGTGATGGTGCTGCTCGGCGTGGTGGCGGGCGTGTGGCTCGCCGTGCGCCGGGCGAGAAAGCGCGGTATCGACGTCGAACTCATCTTCAATCTGGCCCTCTGGCTGTTTATCGGCGGGATCATCGGCGCCCGGTTGTTTTACGTGTTCGAGTATTGGGGCCAACAGTTCTATCGCACGGATTCACATGGCCAATTCGATTTCGCCGGCACGCTCAAGGCCGCGCTCAACATCGCCCAAGGAGGCCTGGTGATCTACGGAGCGCTGATCGGCGGCGGCGTGGCCGGTCTGCTGTTCTGGCTCCGGCACCGCAATCAGCCGATGCTCCGAATTGCCGACGTCATCGCCCCCAGCATGGCGCTCGGCCTCGGCATCGGGCGGATCGGCTGCTTTCTGAACGGCTGCTGCTTCGGCAGCGTGGCCGAAGACTTGCCCTGGGCCGTGAAATTCCCCGAGCAATCGCCTCCGTACATGCGGCAGATCGAAAACGGTCAGCTCTATCTGCACGGACTGGCGTTTCGCGGCAAGCCGGACAAGGCCGGTGCGACAATCTCCGCCGTCGAGCCCGATTCCGACGCGGACAAGGCCGGACTGCAAGCCGATGAGAAGATCGTACAGATATACGAGCAGCCGACGAGCGACGCGAAATCGCAAGTCTTGCTCTATCCCAAAGCCGATCCTGAAAAGACCGGGCAAGCCGCCGACGCGGAGCCCGACGCCACGCTGGGCGCCGCCGAGCGAGCATTGATGGCGATCAAGGGAGAAGGGACCAAGATCGTCGTCTACACGGAAGACCGCGAGAAGCCGGTCGTGTGGGCGATTACGCGGCCCAACGATCTCCCGGCCAAGAGCCTGCCCGTGCATCCGACGCAGCTCTACAGCGCGCTGGACGCCGTGCTTCTTTGCCTATTGCTGTTGGCGTTTGACCCGTTCCGCCGGCGGGATGGGGAGGTGCTGGCGCTGATGCTCACGGTGCATCCGATCGCGCGTTTCTTGTTGGAATCCATCCGGACCGACGAACCGAAGATGATTCCATTGCCGTTCGGCACGGCGTCGCTGACCATATCGCAGTTTTTGAGCGTAATGATGTTTGTGGGGGCGATTGGGTTGTGGGCGTTCCTGATTCTCCGCCGGCCACGGCTGGACGGGAGCGATTTGCCGGAGGAGGGACTGGATTCGACGGGAGCCGACGGCGATATTCCCCCCGCCGTCGCCTGAACAATTCGCCCGCTAGCCGAGACCAACATAGGGGCAATTCGCCTTGGCCAGCCGCCGCAGGGAACTTTTCCAGCACCTTTCACGTCTCAAATCTGGAGCGGTTGTGAACGACGACGCTCAACTCATCGACGACGCCTTGGCTGGCCAATCGGTGGCGTTTGGGCAGTTGGTGACCAAGTATCAAGACCGCTTGTACAACGCGCTAGTCCACGTGATCGGTTCGGCTGATGAAGCCCGCGACGTGGCCCAAGACGCGTTTGTCCAGGCGTTCGTGAAACTGGCCTCGTTTCATCGCGCTTCAGCGTTTTATACGTGGCTCTATCGCATCGCATTTAACTTGGCGATCAGCCGGCGGCGCAGGTGGAAGCCGATGGTTTCGGTCGAACAGACGCGCGAAGCGTCGGGGCGGGAACCGATCGCCCGCGATGGGGCGCCCTCTGAGCGATTGGAACGGCAGGAGCGCGTCGGCCAGGTGCAAGCCGCTCTGGCCGCCATGAGCGAAGAACATCGGACCGTGTTGGTGCTGCGCGAGATGGACGGCCTGTGCTACGACACGATCGCCGAGGTCCTCGAGCTGCCGGTCGGCACCGTGCGGAGCCGGCTGCACAGGGCCCGATTGGAACTGCGCGAGCAGTTGAAGGAAGTCCTCCAGGAAGAAGAACTTTGAGGGCGACAAGCCGATTGGCGTAACGAGCCGAGTGGCCGAAGCCCCTCGGATCACCGCCGCCGACAAGCGATCGGCGCGAGATGCGAATCATGAACAACCCCTTGTACGACGACGAACGGATCAGCGCTTATCTCGACGGCGAGCTGTCGGCCGACGAGCAAGGCCGCTTCGAGGAGCGGCTGGCCGAAAGTGCCGAGTTGCGGCAGTTGGTTGAAGAGCTGCGCGCACTGCGCGGCAGCCTCGATCTCTTGCCCCGCCACAAGCTGGAAGCGGACTTCGCCGATCAGGTCTTGCGCCGAGCCGAGCGCGAAATGCTCGCGTCAGAGGACGCCGGACTATCGGGGTCGAACGGCGGCGCGCCGTCCGGCACGCAGTCGGTTCCGGCGACTCGACCGGCGAAATTGGCGCGCTCTCCGCGCGATTGGAAGCGCCGCGCTTTGCGTCCGCTGATCTATGCCGCCGTGGCGATCGCCGTGGCGATCTTGATCGTGGTCGGCGGCCCGGATCGTTCTAAGGAACGGAAACTTGCGGAAGTCACAAACCCTTCAAGTCACATCGCTCTGCCGGAAGGCAAGGTTTCGCCGCGAGGTTCGTCCGATTCACCGAAGAAAAGTCCGCTGGCGGTGAAAGATCAGGTCGAAGCCGAAAAAGAGCACGAAGTTGCGCTCGACCGCGAGTCGCTAGCGCGCGACGGCGCAGGTGCGCCGGTAGCGCCGTCGGACAAATCAAGATCGGAAGGCCTTGAATATCGAAGCGGCATCGGGCCTGAGCCCTCGAGCAGTAAGCCCGAGCCCGCGATCGGCTCGACTGCGGTCGGCGGTCTGGGAAGCCGCAGGGGCTTGGCGGGAGGCGTATCCAACGCCGGAGCGAAGCGCGAAGGCGGTCAGGCGGAGATAGACAATTTGAAGGTACAGATCGTTCCCGAGACGTTACCGAAATCACCAGCACTTCAGCATGCATCGGAACGACCTGCCACTGGGCCGTATTTGCCGGGGCAGAAAGTCACTGGCAAGGAAGACGAGTCTCTCGGGGGCGGCTTGCCGGCGACCCGTTCGATCGCAGCGAAAGAGTCGCTGCAGCGAAACGTGCCGATCGTTGGCGGCATGGTCGTCGCCCAATGCGTCTCGGCGCCGGAAGTGGCCGAGCGAACCTTCGAGCGTCTCCTATTGAAGAGCGACATCGAATGGAGAGACGCGGCAGATGTCTCGGACCTGTCCGCTGCTGACAGCTATGCGGCGACCGAAAAGCCGCGCGAGCAGTTAGACGAGTCGAACAAGAAGCTGACCAAATCGATCGAGCAGCGGCCGGTCGGGCTCGGGGTTGAACCATCCTCAGAACGGAAGCTTGCCAAGGGGGAGGAAAAGCGCGTGGAGGTCATCCTTGTCGAAGGGACGACGGATCAGATCAAGGAATTGGTGTACGGGCTCGAGGCCGACCCCAAGGTATTTGGTTCGGTGACAATCGTCGCCGCTCCGATCTCTTCGACGAATGCAATCTCGACATTTGGCTACGACGAACATGCAGCCCGAAGTGGCGGCGAGGCCGTGCGACCGCAGTTGGGCAACGGAGTCGAGTTCGAAGGGCGCGGCGCTGGGGCGGACAAGGGCGAATTGCGCGAGCTTGGACGCAACGATTCCGCTGGGCAGGCCGAATCGGCGCCTACGCCGCATGCGCCTGCTCGCAAGCAGTCGAGCGACTCGAAGCTGAGCGATCAGGATTCCGACGCATTGTCAACTAACGGACCTGCCAGGGGAGCATTTCGCGATTTCAAGCGAGTCGCTCCGGAAACGAGTAAGTCGGCTGCCACAGCGCCGCCTGCTGCCGCAGTACCGCCGGCGGCCGCAGTACCGATGGCTCCTGCCTCATCGCCGGCCGCTGCTGGTCGAACGCTGAATTCTCCGAAAGACGCTCGGGGATCGCCGCAGGCATTCGGCGAAACGTCCGCAGGGCGCGCGGCGGCCGCCGATTCGGGATTTGCCGAGAATCGCGCTGGTAAGCCGGCGGAACCCGCGATGCCCGCCGTCCCGACCGACGAGACGAAGGAGAAGCCGCAAACGCGCGGCTTCGCGCTGCGACTCCAGAGCTTGCCCACCGATGCCGAAGCCGCGATCGTGCAAGTGCCGGTGGAGGAAAAGCAGAAGACCATCGATGCTCCCCTGGCCACCGACGCTTCACTGAAGGCGGGCGCTGCGATCGGCGGCGGAGTGAATCTGCAGCAGCAGAATGCGGCCGGCGCGCGTGGCGGTTCGGAGAATGCAACCCTCGCAAAACCGGCGTTCGCCGCACCGCCGGAAGCCGATCACACATTTTATTTCAGCACCACGGATCCTGCGCGCTTCGGCGCGGGCCGGGGGGAATTCCCCGAGACAAGGATGCAGGCCTACTTCGTCTTCCGGCGTGCTCTGACCCCCTCGGCCCCCGCAGCGGCAACGCCCCCCTCGACACCGTCCGCGGCGAAAGAGCGGAAGTGAAAGTAACCGACGACTTGCATTGTAGCGGCGACTTGCTAAAAGAGAGCTTGATTCGGCAAGCTTCCAAATGGCAAGGCAGGTTTCGTGATGGCCGAGATAAGAATTCGCTTGCGACCCAACGGACCGATGGTGATCGAGGCCGTGGGACCGCTCGAGGGGATGCTGCAGATCACCGACCATCAAGGGAATCCGTTTCCGATTCCCGCCAATAAACCGGTGGTGGCGCTGTGCCGCTGCGGCCATTCGGCGAATAAGCCGTTCTGCGACGGCGCGCACAAGACCTGCGGATTCCTGGCGGAAGAACTGGCCCCAGCGCCCGCCCCGCCGGTCTGACGCTGCCATCGCGCCGCGTCCTCGTCAACAAGTTTTCCCCAACGCCGAGCGACGCGACGCTCGATCGCGCTCATTTCGAGGCACGGATTCCGCCGCGGTTTTTTCGCCTTTCAGGAATTTTTTCAGGGTGGGTGCCGCGCGGCCAGCTTCGCGTTTGTCGCCGCGGGGAAGAAGGCTGCTACAATCAATCCTCTCGTCGCGCTTCCACGTCTCGCGCGGCATGCAGATCGATTTTCTCCTTCGCACTTGCCCATGACTACTGCCGTCGCGGACGAAACCTCGGTGACGTATCTCGGCCAATGGAACCGCTTGGTAAGCACGACCAATTGGGAAAAAGGGCGGATTATCCACGAGTGGCGACAGGCCCTTGTCGCCGCCGCGGCGCCCGACTCCGAGTATTCCGATGAAGCCTGGAGCCAGTGGGTGGGCAACGTTACCGCCCAGCATGTCGGGCGGCTGCGGCGCGTTTACGAGCGGTTTGACGGCCTTCGCGGGCAAATAACGGCGCTCTATTGGAGCCATTTTCAAAGCGCCCTGGATTGGAGCGACGCCGAGATGTGGCTCGAAGGGGCAACTCAAAGCGGTTGGTCGGTTGCGGAGATGCGGCGCCAACGATGGGAAACGCTGGGGGCGATCGAAGCCGACCTCCCCGCGGCGGTAGAGCAAACGAGCGATCCAATCGACGAGGATTCCGATCCGGCCGACACCCGCGAATCGAAAACCGCGTCGACCGAACCGGGTCCCTCAACCGCGACCAGCAGCAGCGCCGTCGAGACCGACGTGGTCCCCTTACCAAGACACGCCGGAGCACCGGGCGAGGCATCTTATGACTCGGACGACGCGGCGGACTCGTCGGCCGACGAGCCGCATCGCCCTTTCGCTCATCTTGCGGAGATGCCGGACGATTTGGGCGAAGCCTTCGAGGCCTTCAAACTGGCGATCCTCCGCCACA
This genomic interval carries:
- a CDS encoding prolipoprotein diacylglyceryl transferase family protein; this encodes MLQTLFYIPDHLFGIPLFGPLGLLFIIWAVIAVIVLGRLVYRQGISGDVLSAMGMLALVGAAICFYLPSLLIKDAGLPIRGYGVMVLLGVVAGVWLAVRRARKRGIDVELIFNLALWLFIGGIIGARLFYVFEYWGQQFYRTDSHGQFDFAGTLKAALNIAQGGLVIYGALIGGGVAGLLFWLRHRNQPMLRIADVIAPSMALGLGIGRIGCFLNGCCFGSVAEDLPWAVKFPEQSPPYMRQIENGQLYLHGLAFRGKPDKAGATISAVEPDSDADKAGLQADEKIVQIYEQPTSDAKSQVLLYPKADPEKTGQAADAEPDATLGAAERALMAIKGEGTKIVVYTEDREKPVVWAITRPNDLPAKSLPVHPTQLYSALDAVLLCLLLLAFDPFRRRDGEVLALMLTVHPIARFLLESIRTDEPKMIPLPFGTASLTISQFLSVMMFVGAIGLWAFLILRRPRLDGSDLPEEGLDSTGADGDIPPAVA
- a CDS encoding sigma-70 family RNA polymerase sigma factor; the encoded protein is MNDDAQLIDDALAGQSVAFGQLVTKYQDRLYNALVHVIGSADEARDVAQDAFVQAFVKLASFHRASAFYTWLYRIAFNLAISRRRRWKPMVSVEQTREASGREPIARDGAPSERLERQERVGQVQAALAAMSEEHRTVLVLREMDGLCYDTIAEVLELPVGTVRSRLHRARLELREQLKEVLQEEEL
- a CDS encoding CDGSH iron-sulfur domain-containing protein — its product is MAEIRIRLRPNGPMVIEAVGPLEGMLQITDHQGNPFPIPANKPVVALCRCGHSANKPFCDGAHKTCGFLAEELAPAPAPPV